Proteins co-encoded in one Bemisia tabaci chromosome 9, PGI_BMITA_v3 genomic window:
- the LOC109043837 gene encoding cytochrome P450 4V2-like, whose amino-acid sequence MDVTKFLLDVVESFPETSRHWLNFTPYIVTTDREIVAALTSSRDNVTKAKEYESLRLISAGLFSSTGNLWRKTRRIVNPGFRTSVLDSFDENFSHHVQVFLDAVEERVKTGEEFNVFRMVHSFTLDAVIDNMLGVRLDIQKEKTYRLSRCVEKAVDMFFERSFNPLLWPDLVYSLIGKKKIMLEASAEMRRLAEEVLNERIAHRERQRKENPTAVGRSVTNIDNRDTTAN is encoded by the exons ATGG ATGTGACCAAATTTCTTCTTGACGTCGTCGAAAGTTTTCCGGAGACCTCTCGACACTGGCTAAATTTCACACCTTACATTGTCACAACTGATCGTGAAATAGTTGCC GCTCTCACCAGCAGTCGTGACAACGTGACAAAAGCGAAAGAGTATGAAAGTTTGAGGCTTATCAGTGCCGGCCTTTTCTCTTCTACTG GTAATCTGTGGCGGAAAACGAGAAGAATCGTTAACCCCGGTTTCAGAACGAGTGTCCTAGACagctttgatgaaaatttcagccACCATGTTCAAGTGTTTCTCGACGCTGTGGAGGAACGTGTCAAAACAGGAGAGGAGTTTAACGTGTTCCGCATGGTACACTCATTCACTCTTGATGCTGTAATTG ATAATATGTTGGGGGTCCGCTTGGATATTCAGAAGGAGAAAACGTATCGTCTGTCTCGGTGTGTTGAGAA gGCAGTTGACATGTTCTTCGAGAGATCTTTTAACCCTCTACTTTGGCCAGATCTCGTTTACTCTTTGATTGGGAAGAAGAAGATAATGCTTGAAGCTAGCGCCGAAATGCGTCGCCTTGCAGAGGAG GTTTTGAACGAGAGGATAGCACACAGAGAGAGGCAAAGGAAGGAAAATCCAACTGCAG TTGGCAGATCAGTAACGAACATCGACAACAGAGATACCACCGCCAACTGA